tttaaaaaaataataattaatattaaaaaactgaaattatctaaaaatataaaaaaaaataataataatttttagctTTTCAAGCAATCagtaatttaaacaaaatatggTTTCGGGTTCTCTTATTTGTAGAGATTTGGAAATTCTTTCATCGTGAGCTCATGTCATTGCCGTGACATTTGGAAGTTCTTTCAACTCTCCGATGACCAAAATCAGATGGATACAAAGAAACACGGCAGACAGCTTTCCTCGAATGAACCATTTTATACTTAAAAACAGGAATAATCCAAAAGCAAAAAGGCTTTAAACTCCAGCCTCTCCTATCTCCTTGGCACAAGTGTTCAAATTCCGAGATTACCATTGACTCCACTTTTATGTCTTTTGTATTATATTTACACAAAATGCTTGATCTTATCCTCTTGTCGGAATCCGTGCAGATGGCCCCCCCTTGAAATCATCGGTGATCGAACCACCGTGTTTATGGCGGTGGCAAAGAGATGAACCTCTCATCATTCCTCTAAAGCTGCCATGATGGTCTCCGAGCCCCCAGCATCATGGCATGCAGCCCCCCTTCCATCTTTTCCTAAAAGTTACAAAATAAAGCTTCCATGGGAATCCTTCCGTGCAAAACAATCCAAGCCAATCCCACTTTATacattatttaacatttttttattatattattttctcatcTGCATTTTCCATATTCTTTCATAAGGAGAATTTACATGTCACCCGAAACGACAAACAACCCCATGGCCCCATCGAGTgtacaataaagaaaaaagaaaaaccctatcTCTTACATTTTCCCAACAACTACATAGGTTTTGCCTTGCCTTGCCTTCGCCACGTGTGATTACCTTGATGGGACCCATCACACAAGTGTCTTGCATGCACTTGATTGTGGATCCCACATAGCAGGCAACATATACTTCCTTCCGTTCACGCCATAAGCATTGAAGCTAGCACCCGTGACCTTATCAACCAGGACTCGGCCAGGATAGCCCGGGTACGACCCGGACCCGAACTGCCCGGTACAGGCCGAAACAGCCTCCAAAGGAGCGGTGGGGGGTCCCTGAAAATACCCACTGTTGAACGGGTTGGTAACGGTGTTGGCCAACAAAGTGGCCAAGTTGATGACCATTCCGTCAACACCAACGTCTCCGTTGGGTGCTATCAGCGGTGGTGTTTGTGGGCCATAAATTGGCTGGTGGAATGGCCAGGCACACTGACCCGGACATTGGAGGTCAGAATTACCGACCCAAATGTACGTGCCCCGACCCGACCCGGACTTTGTTGACCCGTGAGTCCCACACCTGCTCATGCAAAACCCATCAACGACAACATCTTTTGCCGTCAAAACTACGTTGATAGAGCTAACAGCGAAATGGGTTTTCGAAGCCAAAGCTATCAGATGTCGGGACTTCAGGATTTTGCCGAGCGTGTACTCTTCATGAACGATTTGATGGCCTACGCTGAGCGAGGAGGAGCCACCACGGTACTTCTCAGTTGTTTTCCACCATAACGAGGTGGAAGGAAGTGGGGCCCCTTTAGAGTTCAAGGAGTTGACGAAGTCAACGATTATGGACCGCTGGATTGGTGTAAACTTGCCATACCAGATTAGATTAACGGTGATATTTCCTTTCAAGAGGATGCCGTTATGGTATTTCAGCACCAAAGGCTGTTCTTGAACCAGAGCCGCGAATGAAGGGGCA
This DNA window, taken from Populus alba chromosome 17, ASM523922v2, whole genome shotgun sequence, encodes the following:
- the LOC118048736 gene encoding protein EXORDIUM-like 2, whose product is MAFNYNFATLAFLLCFLAPSFAALVQEQPLVLKYHNGILLKGNITVNLIWYGKFTPIQRSIIVDFVNSLNSKGAPLPSTSLWWKTTEKYRGGSSSLSVGHQIVHEEYTLGKILKSRHLIALASKTHFAVSSINVVLTAKDVVVDGFCMSRCGTHGSTKSGSGRGTYIWVGNSDLQCPGQCAWPFHQPIYGPQTPPLIAPNGDVGVDGMVINLATLLANTVTNPFNSGYFQGPPTAPLEAVSACTGQFGSGSYPGYPGRVLVDKVTGASFNAYGVNGRKYMLPAMWDPQSSACKTLV